The Aerococcus loyolae genome contains the following window.
ATAACGATTAGGTAGGTGTTTCTTATTCTTACTCTCCTTAATGGCTAAACCGTCAATATCAAAGCGCATGGCAATACTTGGTCCGGGACGTCCCGTATCCAATTCGCATACGGCTCCGGTATAACCTGCTAGGATTTCTTGAATGTCAAAATCAAGTTCTTGATTAATCGTGCCAGCGTAGGCCTGGGCCAGGTCCTTTTTGGGTTGACCCATCATACAATCCGGATTATGGATGGACTTGCCATACTTGACCTCATAGCCCAGTGCTTTTAAGCGACTGATGATACTGATGGTGGTTTGGTATTCCATCCAGGCCGGCTCAGGAAAACGGTGGTAGTACCGGCGCATGGCGGATAGCTCTTGGGCCAATGTCATTTCTGACATAGTAATTCCTCCCTCGTCTTTCTTTTTTTATCTATTTATTATAGCACAGGGGATTGGCTAAATCCCGCTAAAGCGCGGCGATATTTTGACTAGTTAGACCCTTTTAAGACCTGACCTTTCTTCCAGCAGATTTTGGAAATAACTGCTAGAATAGACCTAGAGAGTGTGACAAGCGCGCTAAAGAGCAAGACCGCTGGAAGAAAATGGCGGCAAAAGTCTTAAAGAGAGTATTGATAACATTTCCTGAAGCGGACGCTTGCTCTGCGCTTGGAACACATTTTGATTAGATAGGTCGATAGGACTTTTGTCAATGCCTCCCATTCAAGTCCTTTGGCAAAAATTTACTGAATTCCAGATTTTATCCTTGTTATTCCTAGTGGTTTTTGCTATGATTAAAAACTGTGAGTATGAAAATTACTCTCCTTGTTCTTAATTGAATTAAGAACCTTATAGACCAAAAGGAGGTGCGAACTGATGAGTGAAAATGTAACAAAATATGAAGTGTTATACATTATCCGTCCAAACATTGACAGTGAAGCTAAAGAGGCTTTAGTGAAACGTTTTGACGATATCCTAACTTCAAACGGCACAACAATCACTAAATCAGAAGATTGGCAAAAATTGCGTTTCGCATATGAAATCAATGATTTCCGTGAAGGTGTTTACCACTTGATCGAATGCGAAGCTGAAGACGCAGCTGGAATCGATGAATTCAACCGTCTTGCCAAGATTAATGACGACATTTTACGTCATATGATTACAAAAGTTGAAGCTTAGTGATAAGAAGTAAGTCTTAAGAGAGGGGTCATTGTATGATTAATAATGTCGTCTTAGTCGGCCGATTAACTCGGGAAGTTGATCTACGTTATACCCAAAGTGGAACTGCAGTAGCCAACTTTACTGTAGCTTGTGACCGTAACTACCGCAATGCCCAAGGTGAAACCCAAACAGATTTCATCAATTGTGTGATGTGGCGTAAAGCTGCTGAAAACTTTGCTAAATTTACACGGAAAGGTTCTTTGGTAGGGATTGAAGGCAATATTCAAACCCGTAACTACGAAAACCAACAAGGCCAACGTGTTTATGTGACTGAAGTCTTAGCAAATAACTTTAGCTTACTGGAACCTAAGAGTGTCACTGAACAACGCCCACAAGGCAGTGACAATGGCAATAACTTTGCCAACCCAGGCAATAATTTTGCGAATGACTCTTTTGGCTCTAATCAAAGCTTTGGCGGCTATAATAATCAACAAGATTCCCCTTCAATGAATGATAACAGCTTTGGTGGATCCAACGACCCATTTGCTGGTGGAAACAATAATCCTTTCCCATCAAATGATAATGACGGATCGATCAATATCGCTGATGATGATCTTCCATTCTAGTGGAATGGACAAAGGAGGATAATGAACATGGCACAAAATCGTCGCCGTGGTGGACGCAGACGTAGAAAAGTATGTTTCTTCTGCGCTAACCATATGGACTTTATTGATTATAAAGATACCGATTTGCTAAGTCGTTACGTTTCTGACAAGGGTAAGATTTTACCACGTCGCGTAACTGGTACCTGTGCTAAACACCAACGTACCTTAACTTCAGCAATCAAACGCGCACGGATTATGGCCCTCTTGCCATTTACCGTTGCTGAATAATAAAATGTTAAAGGAGGCTGTGATAACTACTATCGCAGTCTTTTTTTATGTTCTTTTTTCTACTAAGCACTCGAAAGTAAGCTTAGACGAAGGCTTCAGAAAAAAACTTATCCACTTGTGGACAAAGAAGAGCTAAAGATACTTTGTCTATTATAATTGACAAAACAAAAATATTCGATTATACTGTCCTGTATTACTGACATTGCTGTGAAATTGGTGAGGTGAACGATGAATCGCTTAAAATATTACCGCACACGGTCGGGATTATCGCAAAAAGCTCTAGCAGAAGAGATCGGCGTTGCTCGTCAAACCGTGAATATGATAGAAAATGACCGCTATAATCCAAGTCTAGAGCTCTGCATTGCCTTAGCCAAAGCCTTAGATACTGATTTAAATGCTTTATTTTGGGAGGAAGATGATGATGAGAAAGAAGAATAGTCTCTATATTCGTTTCTTAAAATTCCTTTATGGTGTTGAAGAAATGGATGAATATCGGCTCACTCAATGCGAGCGTATGGGGAACAAGTGTTTCATTTTTCTATGGTTCTGGGAAGCCATTCTATTCTTAATTGCCCTCTTTTTTCCAGCTAACCAGTCTTTAATTGCCTTTAATTTCATCCTATGGGGGTCTTTATTGGGCATTGTTATAACCATGGTTTATATCCTGATCTTTTCGATGAAATTAGGCATTATGGTTAAGGAAGTTGATTCCTCTGATTACCCAGCTAATAAAAAACGGATTCGAAAGAAAACCGTCAAAAATTCCCTTATCTATGGGATTATCCTTCTCCTATTTCAGAGCTTAGGTCAAAAGGTTAGGGAAGGCGCTGTCCAATTTGGATTGAGAGAAGTTGTTTTTCTCTTGGTAGCGACAGTTACTTTTTATCTCTTCATGTATTATATGAATATGCGTTTATTAAAGAAATATGAGGATTCTTAATTTGAAAAGGGCCTGTGGATAAGTAATTATAGAATAGAAGTAGTAGAAGCCTAGCCTGAATGCTAGGCTTTTTTTGTGGATAAGTGTTTCACGTGAAACAAATAAGTAGATAAGATTTACACTTGTGGATAAATCTGTTAATAAAACGAATGTTCTTGCTGGAAACCTTGCTACTAAGCCCTTTGCAATTGTGGATAAGTGTTCGGAATATAGGTGTTCTGCTAAGAAATTTGCTCTTGTATCTGACATTATCCACAAGTGGATATCATTTACTCACAATTAGTATTATGAAAAGAACGTTCACTTTTAAGCTTGTGGATAAGATAGTCTGAAAGGAGATTCCGTTTAGGATGGGATCTTTTAATAGAGCTTACTAGATGTATGTATATTATTTACTATTTCTGGATAGGCATTTATGTATCAACTGCCTAGCCCTTTTAGATGTTGTTTTTCTTATTTACAGCTTGTTTTCTCTGTTTGTTAGTAAATAAGAGATGATTGAGTAATTACAAGGTCTTTTTTATATATACTTTTTCCTCCCTTTTTATTAAAGCTGAACCTGTAACTAGATTAATTAGCTTTTCAGCTTCTTCTTTTGCCTTAGACTTTATGTCTTTGTTAATGTCTCTTGATTAAGCTAATACATTATTAGAAGAAAAAGTTTAACTGAACATTATTTCAAGAATATGCGGTAATCTAGTTAGAAAAAATGGCTGGCTGCTTGCTGACTATCTTTCACGTGAAACATCTTTACTTTGAATTCTTTTTTGAAATTCTAGGTATTTAGGGTCCTCCGTTGGTTTATATTCTATTATGTAGATCCTTTTTTAGTATAAAGTCATTATGATTACTACAATATTCCCAGTTTTCCTCTTAAAATTACTAAACTGACTGTAGTTTTCCCTTTTATGAGCTTATTTATCTTAGTTACTAGTACTCTAGAACTATGTTTATTACGAAGCTTACAATTATTGGCCCTCAAAGTAAGAGAAAAGATTGATGATTGATGATTGGCCCATTCTCTTAAACGAGTAATATTTTTACGGGGAAGAAAGAGTATAGCTGATATTTATAATTTATCACTCAATATAGCTCAGTATTTATTGCTTTACATAATTGTTCCACGTGAAACAAGAAAATTCTCTGTTTAACAGATTTATAATCTCCTATTACAAATGTTTCACGTGGAACATCAGTTATTTAGAACTGTTTACTGTCGTCTACATAGTGGGATTTATTTAAACTTAGCTAATAATTATAAAATAAAGGCAGATTTTAGGACTTATCTAATTATATGGAAGTTTTTATGTATTATAGATAGTCTTACAGCCACCCTTCTATATATGATTTTGATTAGCTTTGAAGAATTATAGTCTATGGAAAAGATAATAATAGTGGTGGTGTGATAACATAAGTAGATAGCAATTTAAATAAAAACTTTATTATAGCCATTGTTTCACGTGAAACAATGGCGCCATGCCTTCCATAAAGTATAATTTGACAAAATTTTATAAGATTTTCATGGTAAAGAGTTCTATATATCAATACATTAATCTGACACTACTAATAAATAATAAATCATTGTTAGCTAAAGTAGTACTAGTCTATTTTTTAAAATGTTTCACGTGAAACAATCCCTTAAGTGGCAATTTCGCCCATTTCATGGAGAGGTAACACTTAGACAATCTATTATAAAGAGGTTATGAGCTGAGAAATTACCAACAATAAATAATCCTATATATATAAAGAAATGGCAAAGTTTATGGGTATTTATATTACTTTTAACACTATGAAGTATCCATATAAGTCACTATTAATTGTATAAGTATGAGATTTGAATTTATAGCTTGACTGCACTTCAAATAAGGATAATAACTAAGTCTTGTTTCTTGATTAAGGTGGAATTATTAAAATTAGCTACTAATCCACTTATGAATTAATCGATGTAAGGAAATTTTATTAATAAGCTTTGATACTTTGATACTTAGGAAAGCTTTCTAGCTCTCTATATAACTTGATGATGATCAATTTCAGCTAGTGTGATATAAAATTAAGGACTGAATTAGCAATTTCGCGCTATAGAGCTTTTAGTTAGTTTCCAAATTTAGAAATAAGAAAGTATGTTTCACGTGAAACATTTCTGTGAAAACATTAAAATGTTTCCTTTATGGGGCTTCTATTATGTCTTCCTATGTGAATAGGACCCCTTATTTCTACTGTACAAGTATAATAATTTGTTTTCTTCTCGAAAATCAGGGGATAAATTCTTATTAGTTACATTATTTCGCTGACAGCTCTTTATATGACACCAATAATTTCCCAGCACCGATCCCTTACAGACTTATATCGCCTGAGAATAGGAAATCTTTAGAATTTATTAAAAATATGGTAAAATAGAGGATGTATGTATACCTTTATCGTTAACTACAAAGGAGAAAAATATGAAAGATAATAAACATAGTGGACGTCTGTCCAATATCTTAAATCAATCCAATATTTTTGTGCCTTTGGTTATTGCTGCCATCTTAGTTTTCCTAGCGGTAGGGATGTTAATGCATAACAATCCCTTGATTGCCATGATTTCATTTCTTTTGGTTATTTTTGCTATTATTCTGGTTTATGTGGCGTTCAGACTGATTGAACAGGAACTGAATAAGCAGGTCTATGACCTCACTGATGATATTCAGACCATTGAAAATGAAATTCTCTTACAGATCCCCCTAGGAATTATTTTGTTTGAAGAGGATGATACCATACGTTGGATGAATCCCTATATGCAAAATTACTTTAATAGTAGTGATACTTTAGGCAATAAGATTGATGACGTGGATAGCGTTTTATCCGATATCTACCACCAATTAAAAGAAACGGATGAAGATGATGTCACTGGTCACCCGATTTCCTGGGACGACCACTATCTCTCTGTGGGACTTTTGGAAGACCAAAATGCCATGTATATGCTAGATATCACTGAATATGGTCGGATTGCAGATGTGGCTGATAAGAACCGTCTAGTTATTGCCAATATCTTGATTGATAACTATGATGAAACCATCGCTTCCTATTCCGACCGACGGAAATCCACAGTGGATAACTTTATGACTAAGCAATTATTTGCTTGGGCTAAGAAGTTTGGTTCTTTTATCAAACGTTTGGATGATGACCGTTTCCTCTTAGTCACCACTTATGGGGAACTGATGGAAATGGAAGAAGATCGCTTTTCAGTGATTGATACTATTCGCGAAACCACCTCTAAGGGCAACTTCCCCTTGACCATTTCCATGGGGATTTCTTACCAAGAAGAGGATGACGAAGCGCCTGATATTGGTAAAATTAATGAAATTGCCCAATCTAACTTGGATTTAGCCCTTAGTCGTGGGGGAGACCAGGTGGTGATTAAGATTGAAAGCGAAAAAGCTCGTTACTATGGTGGGAAAACCAACCCTATGGTGAAGAGAACACATGTTCGTTCCCGCCAAATCGCC
Protein-coding sequences here:
- the rpsF gene encoding 30S ribosomal protein S6, giving the protein MSENVTKYEVLYIIRPNIDSEAKEALVKRFDDILTSNGTTITKSEDWQKLRFAYEINDFREGVYHLIECEAEDAAGIDEFNRLAKINDDILRHMITKVEA
- the ssb gene encoding single-stranded DNA-binding protein — protein: MINNVVLVGRLTREVDLRYTQSGTAVANFTVACDRNYRNAQGETQTDFINCVMWRKAAENFAKFTRKGSLVGIEGNIQTRNYENQQGQRVYVTEVLANNFSLLEPKSVTEQRPQGSDNGNNFANPGNNFANDSFGSNQSFGGYNNQQDSPSMNDNSFGGSNDPFAGGNNNPFPSNDNDGSINIADDDLPF
- the rpsR gene encoding 30S ribosomal protein S18, which produces MAQNRRRGGRRRRKVCFFCANHMDFIDYKDTDLLSRYVSDKGKILPRRVTGTCAKHQRTLTSAIKRARIMALLPFTVAE
- a CDS encoding helix-turn-helix transcriptional regulator → MNRLKYYRTRSGLSQKALAEEIGVARQTVNMIENDRYNPSLELCIALAKALDTDLNALFWEEDDDEKEE
- a CDS encoding DUF3278 domain-containing protein, with the translated sequence MRKKNSLYIRFLKFLYGVEEMDEYRLTQCERMGNKCFIFLWFWEAILFLIALFFPANQSLIAFNFILWGSLLGIVITMVYILIFSMKLGIMVKEVDSSDYPANKKRIRKKTVKNSLIYGIILLLFQSLGQKVREGAVQFGLREVVFLLVATVTFYLFMYYMNMRLLKKYEDS
- a CDS encoding DHH family phosphoesterase, with amino-acid sequence MKDNKHSGRLSNILNQSNIFVPLVIAAILVFLAVGMLMHNNPLIAMISFLLVIFAIILVYVAFRLIEQELNKQVYDLTDDIQTIENEILLQIPLGIILFEEDDTIRWMNPYMQNYFNSSDTLGNKIDDVDSVLSDIYHQLKETDEDDVTGHPISWDDHYLSVGLLEDQNAMYMLDITEYGRIADVADKNRLVIANILIDNYDETIASYSDRRKSTVDNFMTKQLFAWAKKFGSFIKRLDDDRFLLVTTYGELMEMEEDRFSVIDTIRETTSKGNFPLTISMGISYQEEDDEAPDIGKINEIAQSNLDLALSRGGDQVVIKIESEKARYYGGKTNPMVKRTHVRSRQIATTIAQMMQQNESIFVMGHDYPDMDAIGACIGIRRIAEMNDRKCHIIIDESRINSDIEKLLVELRKDEVINESIISPQEAEELIEHNSLLFIVDVHRPSITTAPKLIDMVNGVVVIDHHRKGEEYPENVLLEYIEPYASSTCELITEFFEYQNASSKSINRIEATTMLAGIIIDSRNFTLRTGSRTFDAASYLKSCGADSILIQEFLKEDLSEYIKRNELIESVDIMPPYYGIAAGDDDTVYSTVTAAQAADSLLSMNGIVASFVVFLREDKRVGISARSMGNVNVQTVMEELGGGGHLSNAATQISDVSVSQARELLIDVIKKQSEED